In a genomic window of Leishmania mexicana MHOM/GT/2001/U1103 complete genome, chromosome 30:
- a CDS encoding phosphatidylethanolaminen-methyltransferase-lik e protein, with product MSVESASGNEKFSLTSSEDRESYGLLHDGTRFRVPDTMSVVDALLTPKSWRSPATLIWIASWFAVGMTGLLYFTHGLSLWFFCAQFAFWRLAYNIGIGAILHYHSRYGSFLKFYRRIVSDYPVTRRLLEASVVFQDNTEYKVSSFPDEFNAWMLFRQIENVILANDLVSYWVLSVVCWEKMSLRSPVDIACFVFGCASIAFALWSKFDAHRVIGDFAWYWGDFFFLLDKNLTFDGIFQMFPHPMYTVGYAFMYGVPVMTKSYTLFYMSVFGHLCQLAFLAFVENPHIDRTYNVLSSPTPEEQQRHAVLYGNGGEAYLERNELVVLMHFNIFRASDLLLALTIIYLLATLLLPLPAWVYAVHVMAWRLFHNGFLGYLLKRESCEKWFSRNYASPQGAFNNWKRIYNASVTITNLSYCLCAVKYFTWAMPLFGSGEARCFVLIVGTLLVGINAYVSWSIYEAIGDYGYFYGDFFIENVPAKLNYSGIYRYLNNPDSSLGMSAYYGIALLSGSPVVLVVAMMSHAAAKIFEAVVEEPHMRKRYGDQVREAGGMQAEFVRRMKVSKAEYDKKMRAIKAKLDCRKKQ from the coding sequence ATGTCTGTCGAAAGCGCGTCCGGAAACGAAAAGTTttccctcacctcctccgagGATAGGGAGAGCTACGGTCTCCTGCATGACGGCACCCGGTTCCGCGTTCCGGACACCATGTCAGTGGTGGACGCACTCTTGACACCCAAGTCGTGGCGGAGTCCGGCGACACTCATCTGGATCGCGTCCTGGTTCGCTGTTGGGATGACGGGGCTGCTCTACTTCACCCACGGGCTGTCTTTGTGGTTCTTCTGCGCTCAGTTTGCCTTCTGGCGGCTCGCGTACAACATTGGGATCGGCGCCATTCTGCACTACCACTCGCGGTACGGCTCTTTCCTTAAGTTCTACCGTCGCATTGTCAGCGACTACCCGGTGACTCGACGTCTTCTGGAGGCGTCCGTTGTCTTCCAGGACAACACGGAGTACAAGGTGTCCAGTTTTCCGGACGAGTTCAACGCCTGGATGCTGTTCCGCCAGATTGAAAACGTCATTCTCGCCAACGACCTTGTCTCGTACTGGGTGCTTTCGGTTGTCTGCTGGGAGAAGATGAGCCTCAGATCGCCCGTGGACATTGCCTGCTTCGTATTTGgctgcgcctccatcgcGTTTGCACTCTGGAGCAAGTTCGACGCGCACCGCGTCATTGGCGACTTCGCCTGGTACTGGGGCGactttttctttctcctcgACAAAAACCTCACCTTCGACGGCATCTTCCAGATGTTCCCACACCCGATGTATACGGTCGGCTACGCCTTCATGTATGGCGTGCCAGTCATGACCAAGTCCTACACACTCTTCTACATGAGCGTCTTTGGGCACCTGTGCCAGCTGGCGTTCTTGGCGTTTGTGGAGAACCCGCACATTGACCGCACCTATAACGTACTGTCGTCACCGACgccggaggagcagcagcggcatgcgGTGCTGTACGGGAACGGCGGTGAGGCCTACCTGGAGCGCAATGAGCTTGTGGTGCTCATGCACTTCAACATTTTCCGCGCCAGTGACCTCCTTCTAGCCTTGACGATCATCTATCtgctggcgacgctgctgctgcccctcccaGCGTGGGTCTACGCGGTTCACGTGATGGCCTGGAGACTCTTCCACAACGGCTTTCTCGGCTACCTGCTGAAGCGGGAGTCGTGCGAGAAGTGGTTCTCCCGAAACTACGCCTCGCCACAGGGCGCCTTCAACAACTGGAAGCGCATCTACAACGCGAGTGTCACAATCACAAACCTGTCCTActgcctctgcgccgtcAAGTACTTCACCTGGGCGATGCCGCTTTTCGGCAGTGGCGAGGCACGATGCTTCGTGTTGATCGTCGGCACGCTTCTTGTCGGCATCAACGCGTACGTGAGCTGGAGCATATACGAGGCCATTGGTGACTACGGCTACTTCTACGGTGACTTCTTCATCGAGAACGTTCCGGCGAAGCTGAACTACAGCGGCATCTACCGCTATCTAAACAACCCTGACTCGTCGCTCGGAATGTCAGCCTACTACGGCATCGCGCTGTTGTCCGGCAgcccggtggtgctggtggtggctaTGATGTCCCACGCGGCTGCGAAGATCTTTGAGGCTGTCGTTGAGGAACCACACATGCGCAAGCGCTACGGTGACCAAGTTCGCGAGGCTGGCGGGATGCAAGCGGAGTTTGTGCGGCGCATGAAGGTGTCGAAGGCGGAGTACGACAAGAAGATGCGCGCCATAAAGGCAAAACTGGACTGTCGCAAGAAACAGTGA